In Bradyrhizobium sp. CCBAU 051011, the following are encoded in one genomic region:
- a CDS encoding UPF0149 family protein, with protein MSPRRHKAASSMASAAMSLAELERWLQDRVDRHPAATSIPMLDGYTAAIVAGPVSMSPLDWICPLLAIDADAFNHGGTPEFAAISAVALRHNDISNTLSTAPDRFEPMHRRDPSGNIDAHPWCQGFYAAMRLRLSAWAPLLDVNNVNHGLLLPILLHCRDDQARPLLGPPRSGRKTEDFLRNAYLDIPAVVEALRQHWMPIRYARDR; from the coding sequence ATGAGCCCACGTCGCCATAAGGCAGCATCGTCGATGGCGTCAGCCGCGATGTCGCTTGCGGAGCTCGAGCGATGGCTCCAGGATCGCGTCGATCGCCATCCTGCCGCCACCAGCATTCCCATGCTCGACGGCTATACCGCCGCGATCGTGGCCGGACCGGTGTCGATGAGCCCGCTCGATTGGATCTGCCCGCTGCTCGCGATCGATGCCGACGCTTTCAACCATGGCGGCACGCCGGAGTTCGCCGCGATCTCCGCCGTCGCGCTGCGCCACAACGACATCAGCAACACCCTCTCGACTGCCCCCGATCGGTTCGAGCCGATGCACCGGCGCGACCCCAGCGGCAACATCGATGCGCATCCCTGGTGCCAGGGTTTCTATGCTGCGATGCGGCTCAGACTGTCGGCGTGGGCGCCGTTGCTCGACGTCAACAACGTCAATCACGGCCTGCTGCTGCCCATCCTGCTGCATTGTCGCGACGATCAGGCCCGTCCGCTGCTCGGACCGCCACGAAGCGGTCGCAAAACCGAGGATTTCCTCCGTAACGCCTACCTCGATATCCCAGCCGTCGTCGAGGCGCTGCGCCAGCACTGGATGCCCATCCGCTACGCCCGCGACCGCTAA
- a CDS encoding transposase, whose product MEGRQRRSFTDDYKRQAVDLVASSGRSIGSVAKELGLRDSVLRRWMEQRGARLEPTAATRRPTTQATLPSADHAAEIARLQRNRYELPRPR is encoded by the coding sequence ATGGAAGGACGTCAACGTCGGTCGTTTACGGACGACTACAAGCGGCAAGCGGTTGATCTCGTAGCGTCGAGCGGGCGCTCGATCGGATCTGTTGCCAAGGAGCTTGGGCTGCGCGATTCCGTGCTGCGGCGGTGGATGGAGCAGCGAGGGGCTCGGCTGGAGCCGACGGCGGCGACGCGGCGCCCCACAACGCAGGCGACGCTGCCGTCGGCGGACCACGCGGCAGAGATCGCGCGTTTGCAGCGTAACCGGTATGAGCTCCCACGTCCGCGATGA
- a CDS encoding IS5 family transposase, whose amino-acid sequence MRGEDEHAERLFSYVRLETRIPTDHPLRAIRELVDAALKDLSRSFDRLYAREGRPSIPPERLLRALLLQAFYTVRSERQLMEQLDYNLLFRWFVGLSADDTVWDATVFCKNRDRLLDGDIAAKFFASVLNLPQVSKLLSSEHFSVDGTLIEAWASMKSFVPKDGDGRPPAAKGSGGRNAERDFHGEKRKNDTHSSNTDPDARLFRKGAGKEAKLCHMGHLMTENRNGLIVDARLTEANGTAERTTALDMIEDNAKPGSTVGGDKNYDTADFVAGCRERGCTPHVSQNNANRRSAIDARTTRHPGYRISTIKRKRIEEPFGWIKTVGGLRKTRHRGRGLVEWFFVLTATAYNLVRIPKILATTA is encoded by the coding sequence ATGCGCGGCGAAGATGAGCATGCGGAACGCCTTTTCAGCTACGTGCGGCTGGAGACACGGATCCCTACGGACCATCCGCTGCGAGCGATCCGGGAGCTTGTTGACGCGGCGCTGAAGGATTTGTCGCGATCGTTCGATCGACTGTATGCGCGCGAAGGACGGCCGTCGATCCCGCCGGAGCGGCTGTTGCGAGCGCTGCTGCTGCAGGCGTTCTACACGGTGCGCTCGGAACGGCAGCTGATGGAGCAACTCGACTACAACCTGCTATTTCGCTGGTTCGTCGGCCTGTCTGCGGACGATACGGTGTGGGACGCGACCGTGTTCTGCAAGAACAGGGACCGCCTGCTCGACGGTGATATCGCGGCGAAGTTTTTCGCGAGCGTTCTCAACCTTCCGCAAGTGAGCAAGCTGCTGTCCAGCGAGCACTTCTCCGTCGACGGCACGTTGATCGAGGCCTGGGCCAGCATGAAGAGTTTTGTGCCGAAGGATGGCGATGGCAGACCGCCGGCGGCCAAGGGCAGTGGCGGGCGCAACGCCGAGCGCGACTTCCATGGCGAGAAGCGCAAGAATGACACGCATTCTTCGAACACTGACCCGGATGCCAGGCTGTTCCGCAAAGGCGCCGGCAAGGAGGCCAAGCTCTGTCACATGGGTCATCTGATGACGGAGAACCGCAACGGGCTGATCGTCGATGCGCGACTGACCGAGGCCAACGGCACCGCGGAGCGGACCACCGCGCTCGACATGATCGAGGATAATGCCAAGCCTGGCAGCACGGTGGGCGGTGACAAGAACTACGACACTGCCGACTTCGTCGCAGGCTGTCGTGAGCGCGGCTGCACCCCGCATGTCTCCCAGAACAATGCCAATCGCCGCTCGGCGATCGATGCGCGCACCACCCGTCATCCCGGCTATCGCATCAGCACGATCAAGCGCAAGCGGATCGAGGAGCCGTTCGGCTGGATCAAGACCGTTGGCGGGCTGCGCAAGACACGCCATCGCGGCCGAGGATTGGTCGAGTGGTTCTTCGTATTGACCGCGACCGCCTACAACCTCGTTCGCATCCCGAAAATTCTGGCAACGACGGCATGA
- a CDS encoding ferredoxin: protein MNSEKKIELPQLYRHHVFACHVQRPPTHPHGSCGAAGAQVLWDRMSKAIEAQALSDVGFTAAGCLGFCSAGPLMVIYPDGIWYRPATAEDIDEIIASHLKEGKRVDRLVMVLKRS from the coding sequence ATGAACTCAGAAAAGAAAATTGAGCTTCCTCAACTCTACAGACATCATGTCTTTGCTTGTCACGTCCAGCGTCCGCCAACACATCCGCACGGCAGCTGCGGCGCGGCCGGCGCGCAAGTCCTGTGGGACAGGATGAGCAAGGCGATCGAAGCACAAGCTCTCAGCGATGTCGGCTTCACAGCGGCGGGCTGCCTCGGCTTTTGCAGCGCAGGTCCCTTAATGGTGATTTATCCTGACGGCATCTGGTACCGCCCGGCCACCGCCGAGGATATCGACGAAATCATCGCGTCCCATCTGAAGGAAGGCAAACGTGTCGACCGCCTAGTTATGGTGTTGAAGCGGAGCTAG
- a CDS encoding Rieske 2Fe-2S domain-containing protein, which produces MGSQEIEVFAICHADLIERGGAKGFSLSRIDESGESRPFPIVVVRTFGNAYHGYVNRCPHDGVWLNIGAGGFFSSDRAFIRCGRHGATFEIDSGFCIDGPCNGKALEPVALAVIDGEVCLCGVKLVEDKGFADPFEDSDETMDIMIHPD; this is translated from the coding sequence ATGGGTAGCCAAGAGATTGAGGTGTTCGCCATTTGTCACGCCGATCTAATCGAGCGGGGCGGCGCGAAGGGCTTTAGCCTGTCGCGGATCGATGAAAGCGGCGAGAGCCGGCCGTTTCCGATTGTCGTGGTGCGGACATTCGGAAATGCCTATCACGGCTATGTCAACCGCTGCCCGCATGACGGCGTCTGGCTCAACATCGGCGCCGGAGGATTTTTCTCGTCGGACCGCGCCTTTATTAGATGCGGCCGGCACGGTGCGACGTTCGAGATCGATAGCGGGTTTTGCATCGATGGCCCCTGCAACGGAAAAGCCCTTGAGCCGGTCGCGCTCGCCGTGATCGACGGCGAGGTCTGCCTGTGTGGCGTGAAGCTGGTAGAGGACAAGGGGTTTGCCGATCCGTTTGAGGACAGCGACGAAACCATGGACATTATGATCCATCCGGATTAA
- a CDS encoding DegT/DnrJ/EryC1/StrS aminotransferase family protein — MTGVRVAGRRNHGADAADVSFIPLSDPDITSAELSAVEALLCSPRVSNGAITDVFEKAFAAYLGRKYAVAVPSGTIGLLLALKALGVGPGQEVIASPYSLRETVHAISLVGARAVFADVDYWSGALTPAKVEECVTANTRAIIGGNPNGHPAPWSELRAIAQRHQLPLLEDSTEAIGSRYKGELVGRFGDIAVFDFAQPLALTCGEGGMVVTDDIDLAVGLRRHRAHRLDERFSVVISSAAPHQAGMSDLTAALGLAQLRRLGEILERRRLAEQLYNAHMQSFEGIKPPYVAPDATEVNWFLYLVHLGTRFTRSSRDAIVDDLRTEQVEAAAYCYPLHLQRHYFDVGYRHGDFPVTEKISDRAVALPFHTHLTSDQIEFIVETVKDASINIGAGAAIY, encoded by the coding sequence GTGACCGGCGTTAGAGTCGCAGGGCGTCGCAACCATGGCGCAGACGCGGCCGATGTTTCCTTCATTCCGCTATCCGATCCCGATATAACCTCCGCCGAGCTCTCTGCCGTTGAAGCGCTGCTGTGTTCGCCGCGAGTCTCCAATGGAGCCATCACTGACGTCTTCGAGAAAGCTTTCGCCGCCTATCTTGGCCGCAAATATGCCGTTGCCGTCCCCAGCGGAACGATCGGGCTTTTGCTCGCGCTAAAAGCGCTCGGCGTCGGACCCGGGCAGGAGGTGATTGCCTCGCCTTATTCGCTTCGCGAGACGGTGCATGCTATCAGTCTCGTGGGCGCGCGGGCGGTGTTTGCCGATGTCGACTATTGGTCGGGAGCCTTGACTCCGGCGAAGGTAGAAGAGTGTGTCACGGCCAACACGCGGGCGATTATTGGTGGCAATCCGAATGGCCATCCAGCGCCATGGTCGGAGCTGCGCGCGATCGCGCAGCGCCATCAGCTGCCGCTCCTTGAGGATTCGACCGAAGCGATCGGTTCGAGATACAAGGGCGAGCTCGTCGGCCGCTTTGGCGATATCGCCGTGTTCGACTTCGCCCAGCCACTAGCCTTGACCTGCGGTGAAGGCGGCATGGTGGTGACCGACGACATCGACTTGGCCGTTGGCCTACGTCGCCATCGCGCACATCGACTGGATGAGCGCTTCTCCGTTGTCATCAGCAGCGCAGCGCCCCACCAGGCCGGCATGAGCGATCTTACAGCTGCGCTAGGCCTTGCGCAGCTAAGGCGGCTTGGCGAGATCCTGGAGCGGCGCCGGCTCGCCGAACAGCTCTACAATGCGCATATGCAATCCTTTGAGGGTATCAAGCCGCCCTACGTGGCTCCGGACGCGACCGAGGTGAACTGGTTCCTCTATCTTGTCCATCTCGGGACGCGCTTCACGCGCTCCAGCCGCGATGCCATCGTCGATGACCTGCGCACCGAGCAGGTCGAGGCCGCCGCCTATTGCTATCCGTTGCATTTGCAGCGGCATTATTTTGATGTCGGCTATCGGCATGGCGATTTCCCAGTCACGGAAAAGATCTCCGATCGCGCCGTGGCACTGCCATTTCACACCCATCTGACCAGCGACCAAATTGAGTTCATCGTGGAGACGGTGAAGGATGCGTCAATCAACATCGGCGCTGGCGCAGCAATTTATTAG
- a CDS encoding DUF3024 domain-containing protein translates to MNAAVMRKVGIGINPHPNELDCKRIERALSSRQRYRYVSPNVKPVRGGYLIESPCCSHNIDKDGGLIDVALVHYDTVNGMWKLFRKNHASGLWEFYSIYYRLTSAIEELNTDPERLFWQ, encoded by the coding sequence ATGAATGCCGCGGTAATGAGAAAAGTAGGGATCGGGATTAATCCTCATCCGAACGAGCTCGATTGCAAGCGGATCGAGCGCGCCTTGAGCTCGCGCCAGCGCTATCGCTATGTCTCGCCGAATGTGAAACCGGTGAGGGGTGGCTATCTGATCGAGAGTCCCTGCTGCTCTCACAATATCGATAAGGACGGCGGCCTCATCGACGTCGCGCTAGTCCACTATGACACGGTGAACGGGATGTGGAAGCTGTTTCGAAAGAACCACGCAAGCGGACTCTGGGAGTTTTATAGCATCTACTACCGCCTGACCTCCGCAATCGAAGAATTGAACACCGATCCCGAGCGGCTGTTCTGGCAATGA
- a CDS encoding nitrogen fixation protein NifZ produces the protein MTDPRLPKYQWGQRVKAAVDLINDGSFPDAPANGLLIGAGAIGEIVQVGRHTLANVPIYLVEYGERLVVGCLEEEITVL, from the coding sequence GTGACCGACCCGAGGCTGCCGAAGTACCAATGGGGCCAGCGCGTCAAGGCGGCGGTCGACCTCATTAACGACGGCTCCTTTCCGGACGCACCGGCGAACGGACTCTTGATCGGCGCCGGAGCGATCGGCGAGATCGTGCAGGTCGGAAGGCATACCTTAGCGAACGTGCCAATCTATCTCGTCGAGTATGGCGAGCGGCTGGTCGTCGGCTGTCTTGAAGAAGAAATCACAGTGCTTTGA
- a CDS encoding nitrogen fixation protein NifZ, whose translation MSNIVRDSEDVELTGPPFFSFGEKVRANRAIRNDGTYAGKEVGEILAKKGEVGYVVSIGTFLQQFYIYGVEFLESGNRVGMKRKELEPVVAREELEDLPLPEEAAP comes from the coding sequence ATGAGCAACATCGTTCGCGACAGTGAGGATGTCGAGCTGACCGGGCCGCCTTTCTTCAGCTTCGGCGAAAAGGTGCGGGCGAACCGCGCCATCCGCAATGATGGAACTTATGCCGGCAAGGAAGTTGGCGAGATCCTCGCCAAAAAGGGAGAGGTGGGTTACGTCGTCTCAATCGGCACTTTCCTGCAGCAGTTCTACATTTATGGCGTCGAATTTCTCGAAAGCGGCAACCGCGTCGGCATGAAGCGCAAGGAGCTCGAGCCGGTGGTGGCGCGCGAGGAGCTTGAGGACCTGCCGTTGCCGGAAGAGGCCGCCCCGTGA
- a CDS encoding 4Fe4S-binding leucine-rich repeat protein, translated as MIDDIDEARDWLGNEIDCGTCRHLGLRATGGCCLTQACVNDRYAQRIDRFFNWNPQLADAYITHPHFEVRAIAARHANLFLLPMLLEDAEETVRWNAVRRLPKRFVLRLRSDPHRDVRMRVATLLEGEELAPMMSDQDYYVRLVVASRIASALLGRLMNDDEPKVRRVVALRIPYDWLLGMVNDHDSSVRLEIARRLSPDSLSVLRRDPDWRVRYEVASRIRAAELAELTEDDDSMVQEVARGRVAIRPERP; from the coding sequence ATGATCGATGACATCGATGAGGCCCGCGACTGGCTCGGCAATGAGATCGACTGCGGCACCTGCAGGCATCTCGGGCTCAGGGCCACTGGCGGCTGCTGCTTGACGCAAGCCTGCGTCAACGACCGTTATGCCCAGCGCATAGACCGCTTCTTCAACTGGAATCCGCAGCTAGCCGACGCTTACATCACACATCCGCATTTCGAGGTGCGCGCGATCGCGGCCAGACACGCCAACCTGTTCCTACTGCCGATGCTGCTCGAGGACGCCGAGGAAACCGTGCGCTGGAACGCGGTGCGCCGACTTCCCAAGCGCTTTGTGCTGCGGCTACGCAGCGACCCGCATCGGGATGTGAGGATGCGGGTTGCGACCTTGCTGGAAGGCGAGGAGCTGGCGCCAATGATGTCGGATCAGGACTATTACGTTCGCCTGGTGGTGGCGAGCCGGATCGCATCGGCGCTGCTTGGGCGTCTCATGAACGATGACGAGCCCAAGGTGCGCCGCGTGGTTGCGCTCCGCATTCCCTATGACTGGCTTCTGGGCATGGTCAATGATCACGATTCGAGCGTGCGGCTCGAGATCGCACGGCGGCTATCTCCGGATTCGCTTAGCGTGCTGCGTCGCGATCCAGATTGGCGCGTCCGTTATGAGGTGGCAAGCCGCATTAGAGCGGCCGAACTGGCTGAGTTGACCGAGGACGATGACTCGATGGTGCAGGAAGTCGCCCGCGGGCGCGTGGCGATCCGGCCCGAACGACCGTGA
- a CDS encoding 4Fe-4S binding protein, with translation MPFKIIASQCTSCSACEPECPNVAISEKGGAFVIDPKKCTECIGHFDEPQCVAVCPVDNTCVVDTSLPRYQAPA, from the coding sequence ATGCCGTTCAAGATCATTGCCTCGCAATGCACGAGCTGCTCGGCTTGCGAGCCGGAATGTCCGAATGTCGCTATCTCGGAGAAAGGCGGGGCGTTCGTCATCGACCCGAAGAAATGCACCGAATGCATCGGCCATTTCGACGAGCCGCAATGCGTCGCGGTGTGCCCGGTCGATAATACATGCGTCGTCGACACCTCATTGCCGCGCTACCAGGCACCGGCGTAA
- the nifB gene encoding nitrogenase cofactor biosynthesis protein NifB → MDVSALDEASAAASAVEIGEIRQVIAEHKGCGTSGASGKASCGSQASQAKLPTEIWEKVKNHPCYSEEAHHHYARMHVAVAPACNMQCNYCNRKYDCANESRPGVVSEKLTPEQAAKKVLAVASTIPQMTVLGIAGPGDPLANPKRTFKTFELVAKAAPDIKLCLSTNGLMLPDHVDRIASLKIDHVTITINMVDPEIGTKIYPWIFYNHKRYTGLEAATIINERQLQGLEMLTKRGILCKINSVMIPGINDQHLVEVNKAIKSRGAFLHNIMPLISAPEHGTVFGLNGQRGPISRELKALQDVCEGETNMMRHCRQCRADAVGLLGEDRGAEFTTEKIMAMDVNYDLEMRKAYQAKVEEKRAAKVAAEQEELAELASEMSGIKLLVAVATRGSGLINEHFGHAKEFQVYELSTTGAKFVGHRRVDHYCRGGYGQEESLSIIIRAINDCHAVFVAKIGGCPKSNLLKAGIEPVEHYAYEFIEKSAIAWFKSYLEKVQSGEIQHVEKGEAAIRQGAMISAA, encoded by the coding sequence ATGGACGTATCAGCGCTGGACGAAGCAAGCGCGGCAGCAAGCGCCGTCGAGATCGGCGAGATCAGGCAGGTGATCGCCGAGCACAAGGGCTGCGGCACGTCCGGCGCCAGCGGCAAGGCGAGCTGCGGCTCGCAAGCCAGCCAGGCTAAGCTGCCGACCGAGATCTGGGAGAAGGTCAAGAACCATCCCTGCTACAGCGAGGAAGCGCATCATCACTACGCCCGCATGCATGTTGCAGTCGCGCCTGCCTGCAACATGCAATGCAATTACTGCAATCGGAAATATGATTGCGCTAATGAATCGCGCCCGGGCGTGGTGAGCGAAAAACTAACGCCGGAGCAGGCGGCGAAAAAGGTGCTGGCGGTCGCCTCCACCATCCCACAGATGACGGTGCTCGGCATCGCAGGACCCGGCGATCCCCTGGCCAATCCGAAAAGGACATTCAAGACCTTCGAGCTGGTGGCCAAAGCCGCTCCCGACATCAAGCTGTGCCTGTCGACCAACGGCCTCATGCTGCCCGACCATGTCGATAGGATCGCCAGCCTCAAGATCGACCACGTCACCATCACCATCAACATGGTCGACCCTGAAATCGGCACCAAAATCTATCCTTGGATTTTCTACAATCACAAGCGCTACACGGGCCTCGAAGCCGCAACGATCATCAATGAGCGCCAGCTGCAAGGCCTCGAGATGCTGACCAAGCGGGGTATTCTCTGCAAGATCAATTCGGTGATGATCCCGGGCATCAACGACCAGCATCTCGTCGAGGTCAATAAGGCGATCAAATCGCGCGGCGCGTTCCTACACAACATCATGCCGCTGATCTCCGCGCCCGAGCACGGCACCGTATTTGGTCTCAACGGCCAGCGGGGTCCGATCTCGCGAGAATTGAAGGCGCTGCAGGATGTCTGCGAAGGCGAGACGAACATGATGCGGCACTGCCGGCAGTGCCGCGCCGACGCTGTTGGCCTGCTCGGCGAGGACCGAGGTGCGGAGTTCACTACCGAGAAGATTATGGCCATGGATGTCAATTATGATCTGGAGATGCGCAAGGCCTATCAGGCCAAGGTCGAGGAGAAGCGCGCCGCCAAGGTTGCTGCCGAGCAAGAGGAGCTCGCCGAGCTCGCCAGCGAGATGAGCGGCATCAAGCTCCTGGTTGCTGTGGCGACGAGGGGCTCAGGCCTCATCAACGAGCATTTTGGGCACGCCAAGGAGTTCCAAGTATACGAACTCTCCACTACGGGTGCCAAATTCGTTGGCCATCGCCGGGTCGATCATTATTGCCGAGGCGGTTATGGCCAGGAGGAGAGCCTTTCCATCATCATCCGCGCCATCAACGACTGCCATGCGGTGTTTGTGGCCAAGATCGGCGGCTGTCCGAAAAGCAATCTGTTGAAGGCCGGAATCGAGCCAGTCGAACACTACGCCTATGAGTTCATCGAAAAATCAGCGATCGCTTGGTTCAAGTCATATCTCGAGAAGGTGCAAAGCGGCGAGATCCAGCATGTCGAGAAGGGCGAGGCGGCGATCCGGCAGGGCGCGATGATTTCGGCTGCTTAA
- a CDS encoding SIR2 family protein translates to MMKTVPQIDFVNAADAEAILTDVANRLRSGSIVPYLGPGLADLSKPDAPMTPETLAAFFATKVALPRRAKCNVWASAQHIESNKHRSTVTALMVQAFAAPVEPTPLHHHLAALSLPLIVDAWYDSAMHTALCKREGWGEVQGITRAGICEERWYRFYNAESREVDRAAAQSWTTVLYKPHGGVLPARNFLISDADYVEVLTEIDIQTPIPDVVKERRSGRCFLFIGCRFNDQLLRTYARQLIKRSSGVHYAIVEPGVLSRNELRFLVEQGLTPLAIPLPRATAILLAA, encoded by the coding sequence GTGATGAAGACGGTCCCGCAAATCGACTTTGTTAACGCGGCCGATGCGGAGGCGATTCTCACTGACGTGGCGAACCGGCTGCGTTCCGGCAGCATTGTTCCCTATCTCGGACCTGGCCTGGCCGATTTGTCCAAACCGGATGCGCCGATGACTCCGGAGACCTTGGCTGCCTTCTTTGCCACCAAGGTCGCTCTGCCGCGCCGGGCCAAGTGCAATGTCTGGGCGTCGGCGCAGCATATCGAGAGCAACAAGCATCGTTCTACCGTGACCGCATTGATGGTGCAGGCCTTTGCTGCACCGGTCGAGCCGACGCCACTGCATCATCATCTCGCCGCGCTGTCCCTGCCTCTCATCGTCGATGCCTGGTATGATAGCGCGATGCATACGGCGCTTTGCAAGCGCGAGGGATGGGGTGAGGTGCAGGGCATCACCCGCGCCGGCATCTGCGAGGAGCGCTGGTATCGCTTCTATAATGCGGAGAGCAGAGAGGTCGATCGTGCTGCGGCGCAGAGCTGGACCACTGTCCTCTACAAGCCGCACGGCGGCGTACTGCCTGCGAGGAACTTCCTGATCTCGGACGCTGACTATGTCGAGGTGCTGACCGAGATCGACATTCAGACGCCGATCCCCGATGTGGTGAAAGAGCGGCGCAGTGGCCGATGCTTTCTCTTCATCGGTTGCCGCTTCAACGATCAGCTGCTGCGAACCTATGCGCGGCAGCTCATCAAGCGCTCGAGCGGTGTTCATTACGCCATCGTGGAGCCGGGTGTGCTGTCCAGGAATGAGCTGCGCTTCCTGGTCGAACAGGGGCTGACGCCGCTTGCGATCCCGCTCCCGCGCGCGACCGCGATCCTGCTCGCTGCCTGA
- the nifT gene encoding putative nitrogen fixation protein NifT: MKIMIRRSPEAGLSIYVPKKDLEEPIVESEHEMLWGGWIKIANGWVLDLPEMASDTPLPITVNARKRGEGADE; this comes from the coding sequence ATGAAAATCATGATTCGCCGCTCTCCGGAGGCGGGCCTGTCGATTTACGTGCCGAAAAAAGATCTCGAGGAGCCGATCGTTGAATCGGAGCACGAGATGTTGTGGGGCGGCTGGATCAAAATAGCCAATGGCTGGGTGCTCGATCTGCCCGAGATGGCCAGCGATACGCCGCTCCCGATCACGGTCAATGCCAGGAAGCGTGGCGAGGGCGCGGACGAGTGA
- the nifS gene encoding cysteine desulfurase NifS, whose protein sequence is MNEVFVPIYLDNNATTRTDPCVLQAMLPFFTERFGNASSSHVFGSEVAGAVGKARRSLQDLLGAAHDHEIVFTSGGTESNNTAILSALATQEGRDEIVTTSVEHSAILAMVEQLATRGIKTHVIPVDSRGRLDVEAFRWALGPRTAIVSVMWANNETGTIFPVEFLAGLARAAGALFHTDAVQAVGREPIDLKDSAIDMLSLSAHKLHGPKGIGALYLRKGTKFRPLIWGGAQERRRRGGTENIPGIIGLGKAAELAAERLEPERVRIGALRDRLEQAILHNCHCMALGDVGNRLPNTVNIAFEDLEGEAIVHHLKRAGIAASQGSACSSCSMKPSHVLRAMNVPARSLRGAVRFSLSRETTVEEVDQVVLIMSGIVAHLRTMSREHPNHASNSP, encoded by the coding sequence TTGAACGAGGTGTTTGTGCCGATCTATCTCGATAACAATGCGACCACACGGACAGATCCGTGTGTCTTGCAAGCCATGCTACCGTTCTTCACAGAGCGGTTCGGTAATGCCTCGTCCAGCCATGTCTTCGGCAGCGAGGTCGCGGGCGCGGTGGGGAAGGCGCGCCGCAGCCTGCAGGATTTGCTGGGAGCCGCCCACGATCATGAGATCGTCTTCACCTCCGGCGGGACCGAGTCCAACAATACCGCCATCCTTTCTGCGCTTGCGACCCAGGAAGGGCGCGACGAGATCGTCACCACTTCCGTCGAGCATTCCGCCATTCTAGCTATGGTGGAGCAATTGGCGACAAGGGGCATCAAGACGCACGTGATCCCGGTGGATTCGCGCGGACGACTTGACGTCGAGGCCTTTCGCTGGGCGCTTGGACCACGCACGGCGATCGTGTCGGTTATGTGGGCCAACAACGAGACCGGTACGATTTTCCCGGTGGAGTTTCTGGCTGGGTTGGCGCGTGCGGCGGGCGCGTTGTTTCACACTGATGCAGTACAGGCCGTAGGCAGGGAGCCCATCGACTTGAAAGACAGTGCTATCGACATGCTGTCGCTGTCGGCACATAAGCTGCATGGCCCCAAAGGGATCGGGGCGCTCTATTTACGCAAAGGCACGAAATTCAGGCCGCTGATCTGGGGCGGCGCACAGGAACGACGACGACGCGGGGGAACCGAGAACATCCCGGGCATCATTGGTCTTGGAAAAGCTGCAGAGCTTGCGGCCGAGCGGCTCGAGCCGGAGCGCGTTCGAATTGGTGCGTTGCGCGATCGCCTGGAGCAGGCGATTTTGCACAACTGCCACTGCATGGCGCTCGGCGATGTCGGCAATCGGCTGCCGAATACGGTTAACATCGCCTTCGAAGATCTCGAAGGCGAAGCAATCGTCCATCATCTCAAGCGCGCGGGCATTGCCGCTTCGCAGGGATCAGCTTGCAGCTCGTGCTCAATGAAGCCGTCTCATGTGCTGCGCGCCATGAACGTGCCTGCGAGGAGCCTGCGCGGCGCGGTGCGCTTTTCCTTGTCGCGTGAAACCACCGTCGAAGAAGTCGATCAGGTCGTCCTAATAATGTCCGGCATCGTGGCTCACCTGCGCACCATGTCTCGAGAGCATCCCAATCACGCCAGCAATTCGCCCTGA
- a CDS encoding NifU family protein has translation MLVEPEQLKQAPIIESDREQLIRAVIEEIRPNLQRDGGDCQLVRTEGSKIMVKLTGACAFCKLSSVTLESIQARLIERLGEFVRLIPVAGVGNTRH, from the coding sequence ATGCTGGTGGAACCAGAACAACTAAAGCAAGCGCCGATCATTGAGAGCGATCGGGAGCAACTCATTCGCGCTGTGATCGAGGAGATCCGGCCCAATCTGCAACGCGACGGCGGCGATTGTCAGCTGGTCCGGACCGAGGGCAGCAAGATCATGGTCAAGCTGACTGGTGCCTGCGCATTCTGCAAGCTTTCAAGCGTGACGCTAGAAAGCATTCAGGCGCGGCTGATCGAAAGGCTCGGCGAATTCGTTCGCCTGATCCCGGTCGCCGGCGTCGGCAATACGCGGCATTGA